Genomic segment of Gloeocapsa sp. PCC 7428:
AGGCTTTGCCAAAATCATCACAAAACGCAACGGCGAAATTCTCGGCGCGCACATCGTTGGTGCAGCCGCAGGCGAATTAATTCATGAAATTGTTTTAGCAATGTCGCATAACCTGAAGATTTCTGCCTTAGGAGGGATTCATATTTACCCAACACTTGCCGAAGTCGTCAGTAAAGCTGCTTTTGCCCGAACGCAAGAGAAATACGAAAAAAATCACACGCTGCAAGGCTTATTAGAAAAAATGTTTCGCTTGCTGCGATCGCTGTAGCAATTTCGCATAATTACACCGATAGCTAAGGGAAAGCCATGTCGTCATGCAAACTGAATCAAAACTATACGATCGAGATTTCAATTTATGGCTAGAGGATACCGCAGCCAAACTAAAAGTACGTGATGTTGACAACCTAGACTGGGAAAACTTAATTGAGGAAATTATAGCTTTGGGCAAAAGTGAACAGCGAGAACTGATCCACAGGTTAGAAGTATTGCTTTCACATCTACTCAAGCGCATCTATCTCGATTCTGCCTATGATAATCGTGGTTGGGAATTAACAATCAAACAACAACGCAGACAGCTACAACTTCAATTAAAGCAATCTCCTAGCCTGAAAAAATACTTTACAGATGTTTTTGATGAGTGCTGGCAGTATGCTTTATCACAGGTCAAACTCGAATATGCCAAAGTTTTATTCCCCGAACATTGGGAGTTCCGCCGCGATGTTGAGGCAATATTATCTGAAGAGTTTTGGTTACAGTAATACTTAAACTTATAGCCCCTCAGATCTCCTCTGCACCTCTACTCCCCCTAGTAGCAACCTTAAGATAAAACGGTATAAGCTGGAAGCGCTACCAAACAAGGAGTGAATTAACGCTATATGCACTGGCTGTTATCTGGATCTTTGAGTGTAGAGAAATTAACAGTTGCGATCGCCGATCTTCCTCCCTCCTTACAGGGAACAAAGCTAGTGCAACTTTCGGATCTCCACTACGATGGCTTGCGACTGTCCGAAGAAATGTTAGCGCAAGCGATCGCCGCCAGCAACGAAGTTGAACCGGATCTTATTGTTCTCACAGGCGATTACGTCACCGACGATCCTACCCCAATACATCAACTCGTCTTGCGACTGAAACACCTACAAAGTCGCGCGGGAATTTGTGCGGTACTCGGAAACCACGATATTTATTACCCCGAATCGCAAGCCGAAATTACCAAAGCACTGAGTTGCATTGATATTGATGTTCTCTGGAATCAAATTGCTTATCCTTTAGGTACGAGATTACCGATTGTCGGACTTGCCGATTACTGGTCAAAAGAGTTTAAAGTCAAACCTGTCATGCGTCAACTCGACAACAACATACCCCGCATTGTTCTATCACACAATCCTGATACCGCCCAAGTCTTGAAAAAATGGCGCGTTGATTTGCAACTATCCGGTCATACACATGGCGGTCAGTTTACCATTCCTGGCATGGGACCTGCTATATCTGTATACAAAGACTTTCGGCGTAGCCTTCCCAAAGAAATGCGGCGTTGGGTACCATTTATGCAAAAAGAATGCGCCAAAGTTGTTCGACATTGGGAATGGGCGCAAGGCTATCATCGTGTTGGTGAAAATCAGTTGTATGTCAATCGTGGCTTGGGAACGTACCTTCCTGGACGCTTTTTTTGT
This window contains:
- a CDS encoding DUF29 domain-containing protein; protein product: MQTESKLYDRDFNLWLEDTAAKLKVRDVDNLDWENLIEEIIALGKSEQRELIHRLEVLLSHLLKRIYLDSAYDNRGWELTIKQQRRQLQLQLKQSPSLKKYFTDVFDECWQYALSQVKLEYAKVLFPEHWEFRRDVEAILSEEFWLQ
- a CDS encoding metallophosphoesterase, coding for MHWLLSGSLSVEKLTVAIADLPPSLQGTKLVQLSDLHYDGLRLSEEMLAQAIAASNEVEPDLIVLTGDYVTDDPTPIHQLVLRLKHLQSRAGICAVLGNHDIYYPESQAEITKALSCIDIDVLWNQIAYPLGTRLPIVGLADYWSKEFKVKPVMRQLDNNIPRIVLSHNPDTAQVLKKWRVDLQLSGHTHGGQFTIPGMGPAISVYKDFRRSLPKEMRRWVPFMQKECAKVVRHWEWAQGYHRVGENQLYVNRGLGTYLPGRFFCPPEVTVITLVTGG